Below is a window of Candidatus Methylomirabilota bacterium DNA.
GACTCTCACTGTGACGGGAATTACGCAAGATGAGTCTGTCAATGGCGGCGGAGACGGCGATTCGAGCCCGGATGCAGTTATGCAGTATGGCGATCTGGCGGATTCCGTGCTCATTCGGGCGGAGCGGTCTGGAAACGGGAATGGTCGGGTTTACCTAGTCACCTTCGAGGCAGACGACGGGTACGAAATCTGCACTGGAAGCGTGACGATAACCGTTCCTCACAGCAAGAAGGGTACAGCCGTGGATGATGGACAGACAGTTGACTCGACACTGCCCTGAGGATCGGTGGCGCTCAGGCTCAGGTGTGTCGTTAATCATTGAGGCGATTGATTTACGGAGCAGGTGATAGATATAAGAGGATTAGCAGGGTATCCAGGGCAGGGTTAGGCTTCTTTAGGCAGCGCAAGAAAGCAGCCTGACCAGAGTCCTAGAAGTTTGATAGGCGGCGGTCCACATCGGGCCGCCGTTATTTGTGTAACGGCCCGTAGGACGCAATTCAATAGCTCATTAATTGAGTCCTGGCCGACTTACGGGGCTGTAAGCCTATGACGGTTCAGGCTCCCTTACCTCCTCCCACTTAAGGTCACTATGGCTGATTAGCCAGTAAAAAAACTAAAATCCTCCCTTGACACCTCTCCTAGATGAGAAGGAAAATCCCCTCACCTATGATCAAATACCTCTACCGCGCCTCGGCTGGCAGAGAGCCATCGCAAAGTGCCTTAGAGATTCTGAAGCAGCGCTATGCTAAGGGTGAGATCGGGAAGGAAGAATTCGAGGACAAGAGAAGAGAACTGTTGTCGTGACTTGCCTTCTGAACGAGGAAATCAGCTTGGGTGTTCCCGTTCCTGTAAAGCTTAAATCGAGAAATCATTAGAGGAGGATGCCATGCCCGATACTCTTTCCAAAGAACAGCTAAATGCCATAGACGCCTACTGGCGCGCGGCAAAC
It encodes the following:
- a CDS encoding SHOCT domain-containing protein, which gives rise to MRRKIPSPMIKYLYRASAGREPSQSALEILKQRYAKGEIGKEEFEDKRRELLS